Proteins encoded together in one Polypterus senegalus isolate Bchr_013 chromosome 16, ASM1683550v1, whole genome shotgun sequence window:
- the tbcc gene encoding tubulin-specific chaperone C has translation MACVDDKEGFPERLKRRDRERQEAQEKRRETRERQVVSEEKADYFTETFNKEKTSLDELLATCGLEQLEDASSRISKLQVFVNDSLSFLPSYDVRQAQAALQRLQASLTDRREQLLPKKKFTFRSRKAALAEAAAVVPECNIVPVAEEAPAVVPESAVEPRCGFSDEDCRQLVKTASEINGQDVQLARLTGCTVKLFGAPSTLHIRQVRDSLVLCGPVSSSVFIDDCSHCVFVFPCQQLRTHNTEECSFYLHVTSRAIIEDCRRMRFAPFTWSYPAIEEHFETAGLDKSKNNWSQVDDFNWLARDEHSPNWSVIPEEERRSEWEA, from the coding sequence ATGGCGTGCGTAGATGATAAAGAAGGATTCCCGGAGAGGCTGAAGCGACGAGACCGGGAACGACAAGAAGCCCAGGAGAAGCGGAGGGAAACGCGCGAGCGCCAGGTGGTGTCAGAGGAGAAGGCCGATTACTTTACTGAAACCTTCAACAAGGAAAAGACTTCTCTGGATGAGCTGCTAGCTACCTGTGGCCTGGAGCAATTGGAAGACGCCTCCAGCCGGATCTCCAAACTGCAGGTGTTTGTCAACGACAGCCTCAGTTTCTTGCCTTCTTACGATGTTAGGCAGGCACAGGCAGCGTTACAGAGGCTCCAGGCATCCCTCACGGACAGACGGGAGCAGCTTCTTCCTAAAAAGAAGTTTACTTTCCGCTCCCGTAAGGCCGCACTTGCGGAAGCTGCCGCAGTTGTTCCCGAATGTAATATCGTACCAGTCGCCGAAGAAGCCCCCGCGGTTGTACCGGAGTCGGCCGTGGAGCCGCGGTGTGGCTTTTCAGACGAGGACTGTCGGCAGTTGGTGAAGACGGCATCGGAGATCAACGGCCAGGACGTGCAGCTGGCGCGCCTGACGGGCTGCACAGTCAAGCTATTCGGCGCCCCTAGCACCCTGCACATCAGGCAGGTGAGGGACTCGCTGGTCCTCTGCGGACCCGTCAGTAGCTCCGTGTTCATCGATGACTGCTCCCACTGCGTCTTTGTATTCCCTTGCCAGCAGCTGCGCACGCATAACACCGAGGAGTGCAGCTTCTACCTGCACGTCACCAGCCGGGCCATCATCGAGGACTGCCGGAGAATGCGCTTCGCACCCTTCACCTGGAGCTACCCGGCAATCGAGGAGCACTTTGAGACGGCCGGCTTAGACAAGTCCAAAAACAACTGGAGCCAAGTGGACGACTTTAACTGGCTAGCCAGGGATGAGCACTCGCCGAACTGGAGTGTCATACCGGAGGAAGAGCGCCGAAGCGAATGGGAGGCGTGA